The Devosia sp. A16 genome includes a window with the following:
- a CDS encoding ankyrin repeat domain-containing protein — MRRRAVLAGLALIAGAPRAMADDQAFLTAVRDNDAPALTRMLAAGQAVDVRDSGGRTALLVATHANALEAARVLIEAGADVNAKDDIRDTPYLYAGAEGRTEILRLLLTNGANLKDTNRFGGTALIPAAEKGHPENVRLLLAAGVDPNHVNGLGWTALLEAVILTDGGPVYQEIVADLIKGGADVNLADADGVTPLAHARARRYEEIAKLLEAAGGK, encoded by the coding sequence ATGAGACGCCGCGCCGTACTCGCCGGCCTCGCCCTCATCGCAGGAGCGCCCCGCGCCATGGCCGACGACCAGGCTTTCCTCACTGCGGTGCGCGACAATGACGCGCCCGCGCTGACCCGGATGCTGGCAGCGGGACAGGCGGTAGACGTACGCGACAGCGGCGGTCGCACCGCCCTGCTGGTGGCAACCCATGCCAACGCCTTGGAGGCTGCGCGGGTGCTGATCGAGGCTGGCGCCGACGTCAACGCCAAGGACGATATCAGGGATACGCCATACCTCTACGCCGGAGCCGAGGGCAGGACCGAAATCCTGCGGCTGCTGCTGACGAACGGCGCCAACCTCAAGGACACCAACCGCTTCGGGGGTACGGCGCTGATTCCGGCGGCCGAGAAGGGGCATCCCGAGAACGTGCGGCTGCTGCTGGCGGCGGGGGTCGACCCCAACCACGTCAACGGCCTGGGCTGGACGGCGCTGCTCGAGGCGGTGATCCTCACCGACGGCGGGCCGGTCTATCAGGAGATCGTCGCCGACCTCATCAAGGGCGGCGCAGATGTGAACCTCGCCGACGCCGATGGGGTAACGCCGCTCGCGCATGCCAGGGCGCGGAGGTATGAGGAGATCGCGAAGCTGCTCGAGGCGGCTGGCGGAAAGTAG